GGGACCCCCGCGGTCCCTACCGCTACCACCTCCTGCTGTCCCGCACCGAGGATTTCCACCGGCAGCTCCGGGTGGTGCAGGCGGAGCTGAAACTCTTCAGGCAGTCGCTGTCCCCGCCCGGCTCCTCGGTGCCAGCGCGGGTCACCATCTACACCCTGCGGGGGGCAGGCGGGACCCCCCAGCTCCTGCGCAGCCAAGAGCTGGACCGGGATTCCCGGAGCCTGGACCTGACAGGAGCCATCCAGCCCTGGGtggccgggcccgaggccacgcTGCGCCTGCAGCTGGACTTCACCGCCAACGTCTCAGCCGCCCTGGCCACCTCCGTCGGGGAAACGCTGGTGCTGGAGGTGGAAACCCAGGAGAACCCGGGTCGGGTGGCCAGGAGAGCCcgggggctggaggaggagtgCGGGAAGAGCGATGGGAAGTGCTGCCTGAAGTCGCTGAAGGTCTCCTTCCAGGACATCGGCTGGTCGGACTGGGTCATCGCCCCCAACAGCTACTACATGAGGTTCTGCGagggctcctgtccccacaACTACAAACCGGCCAGCATGCACGCCCAGATCAAATCCCGAGTGCACTCCCTGTCCAAGGCCGCCCCCCCGCCCTGCTGCGTCCCCGCCGGCTACGACCCCATGGTGCTGATGCACTACAACAGCGAGGGCAGGCTGGTGTCCAGCCTCTTCGAGGACATGCTGGTCACCAGGTGCCACTGTGCCTGATGGCAGCGCTGGCAGTTCCAACCAGGATGTGTCACCATGCAGGTGGGGCAGAGCCACCCCGactcctggcagctccagcgTCCCGAAATCCAGATCCTGTGGCACCAAATGACTCCGTGCCAACCCTGGATCCACCAATGAGCTCAGCCACGGGGTCTCCAGCATCGgcatcccaaaatccaggtCCTGTGGCACCAAATGACTCCGTGCCAGacctggctctgctgcccagttcagccccaggGTCTCTTCCAGTTGTGAACTCTCCCCCACAACAACTTATTCCCCCATCTCTTCTCTTATTTAAATCCATATTTGATGGAGCAGGTGGATCCTTCCCACCCAAGAGACCCCAGATGGGCCATGGAGGGTCCGTGCCCGGGTGTCCACATCCCACTCCAAACCCTTTTCTCTGCTCAGAGACTTATTTATGCAACCCAGTTATTTATTTCTAACTTATTGTATTTTATAGCAAAATATCCTTTTTTggagggggaaagagggagtgGTTTTTTGAGTATTTCTGTTTTATATGTTTCTATAAAACCGGGAGGATGTAATAATAATGAATAAAGTGATTGGAACAGGGATTctggctgctcctcctgcacaCCTGGGAGGGGGTCTCTGACTGGACCCCTGCTCCTCGGACACTCAGCTCCCCTGGGATCTGACTCCATATGGATTTGCTGGTAAATCCTCACGGCTTTCCAGAGCCAGTGTGTGAGTAATGCCTGGGCACTGCTCCCAGAGACCTTTGAGTTGTTTGTGTCCTTGGGAagggtgctgggcacagccctgaCCCCCCATGGGGGACAACCAGCTGGGATGTGGCCATTGCCCCACGTCCAGgtacctccagccctgggactcCGTGGGCACCAAAGGGATGGGGGAACCCCCCAGGGAGGTTGGTGGCACACACCGTGTCCCAGGGGACTCCCCATGGCTCGATGGGGTGGCTCTGCTGGTCACAGCTCCTttctgtcccctctcccagcgtggtctgggggtgtcctgggctgcctggtccctcagcagctcctggtgggAACCTGGGCTTGGTGCACGTGGAATATGGGATCTCTGCTCTGGGGTGGAGCTTTGGGGACCAGGGATTGAGGGATGCAAGCTGCGGAGGTGACCTCTCTGGGGACAGGGACTTGAGGGACCTGGCTCTTGGTCCCTTGGGATCCCCACTTTGGGGACACAGGCTCTGGGGACCTGTCCCTGAGGGTCCTGGTCCCTTAGGACCCCCTGCTTTGGGAACCTGTCCTTGAGGGTGCTGGTCCCTTGAGACCCGTGCCCTGGGGACAAAGGTTTGGGGACATGTCCTTGAGGATCCTGGGCGCTTGGGACCCCCTGTTTTGGGGACACGTGCCCTGAAAACTCCAGGGACTTTCCCCAGGAAAAACTCCATGTCCTGCCCGGGACTCCCCACAGACCACAGCTATGCAGGTAATTAGAGATAATTAAACTATTTAATGGGGCACGGTGAAGCCTCctaggggctggggggacacccAGACAAGCCATGGTGTCCCCATGGTGCCCAACAGCTCGGGGTCTCACCAGGAGGATTAAAAGAAAGAGCTTTTTCTTTGTTCCCCGGAGTGGCGGATTCAGCAGGAAAAGAGGGCGCAGGTGGCACCGGATGTCCCCAACCGCCAGCACCCAGCTCTCCATCGGCCCCAAAAGGGGAAGAGGAACCCGAGGCCAtggccagccccagccccagctcctccgGCCGGCCCCGGGGACTCCGTGCGGGTCCGGACTCCGGTGCCGGCTGCCGGCGGATGCGGCACGGGGCGTCCCTGAGGTCggtggccgcagccccgggaggAAATGTCAGCTCAGCCCTCGCCTCAGGGTGAGAACTGGGGCGAAGGAGGGGACCGGGGAAGGGGGTGTTAAAAAAATCCCCTGCAAAAGGCGTCCGCACAGGATGTGTCTGCGGGAACCACGCGTGGGCCCGGCTGTGGGGGAGGTCCGGCCCTGTCCCCTCCGggctgggggacagcagggaaaggGTGTCCAGTGGGGGACAGAGAGTGTCCCTCCggccctcccagtgtccccccggCCCCTCACTGGTCAGGAATGATGTAGACGTCTTCGGTGGGGCCCGAGGTGTTGGCGTAGATGGGCTGGTCCCCAGGATCGGCCGTGCTCTCCAGGAAATAATCCTCATCCACCAGGACCTGAGGGctggggggcaggaggggctcAGTGAGGAGGGAATGCcatggatgggatggggtggggtgggatgggatggaaagGATGAACAGGATGGGGTGGCACAGCACAGGACGGGGATCAATGGGATGGCATGGGATGGACAGGATAGCACGGCATGGaaagggatggatgggatggcaggtgcaggatggagagggatgAGGTGGGATGGGGCGGGACAACACATCAGGGCACAGCACAGCCGGGAGGGGATGGAACATTCCCGAATGTCCATTCCCGGTGCCGGAACCTCACCTGTAGCGCTGCTCCTGCCATCCCGGTGCCCATCCCTGCGCAGCAGCCggagccgtgccggggctcaCAAAGACGTTCTCGTAGTCGGGGGTGTCGGTGACATCGGCGGTGCCCGCGCCGCTGTCCCGGCTGATGTAGCGGGGCTGCCGGAGGTTTCCAGCGGGATCCGGCTTCCCCCATCCCACGCCGGCCACCGCGGCTCCCGCTCTCCTCCGCCGGTACCAAACCGCGGCAGCGCCCACGGCCACCAGCACGGCCACCGCGGCGGCCGCCACGGCCACCCCGGCCACCAGCCCCACGCTGAGCCCGCATTCCCGGCCGTGGAATTCCGTGACGTTGAAGGAAGCCCGGTGGGATGTGAAGCAGACGCACCGGATCCCCGCGCGGGCGCAGGGGGCCAGGACGGTGCCCAGAAGGTCGCAGCGGCAGGACACGGTCAGGGAGCTCAGGGTGGGCTGGAAGGCGGCGGGGGGCACGGCGGGGAGGGGGTTCCCCTCCAGGCGCAGGGTCCGCAGGGCCGTGGCGTTGGTGAAGAACCCATCGGGCAGCTCCCGCAGCCGGTTCTCCGCCAGGTCCAGCTCCTCCATGCCGGGCCCGAGGCGGGACCAGGGGCTCAGGGCCTCGATGCCGTTGTGTCTCAGCACCAGCCGGCGCTGCCGGTGGAACCGACTCCAGTCCAGCTCGGCACATCCACGGCTCCTGTTGGTCAGGTTCAGGTCTTCGGAAGTGTCCGGCAGCAAGGCCGAGCAGGGCGACACGGTGGACACGGGGGTCACGGTGGACACGGGGGTCACGgggcgcagcagcagcagcagcacgagCGAGGCCGCGGGGAGCCCCATGGTCCCTCCACTGCACCGGGAGCCTGGTGGGAAACGGGAATCaggacccccattcccaccggattccccctcccagtgcaaACCAGTGAAGCCCAGTCTGGCCCCCGTCCCACTCCCGctgtcccagggctgggcagctcctgggggTCCCAGCAGGGCATTTCctgccccccttcccccccccccccccccccccaaccacAGCACCCTGACTCGCCTGCGCTCCGGCCGCTGCTGCCTGGTGTGGGGAAGAGGAACGGGCGGGTCTGGCTGTCCCGTGTCACCCTGTCAGGGCGTAGCCGGCCccggggggggcaggggggaagcACCCCCAAATCAGCACCTCCTGACCCCTGACGGACCCCCTGGTCCTTTCCTGGGATGCTGAGCATCCGCCTGGCACTGGCTGAGTGTCCCGGTGACCCCGGTGCCGCAGGAGCAGCCGAGGGGTGGGGGACACACCGTGGGTACGCAGGGACCGCCGCACCTGCGGTGCTGCACGTTTGCACACGCGGGTGCTGGGGGTTCACACATCTCCCACGTGTGCTCACAGACCCACCCCGGCAGCACAGGAACCCCCCCCCCGAGTGTGAGGGgaccccggggctggggggggacgACGACTCTGCGTCTGTGTcccctggcagggtgggtgtCCCCCTCCCGGTGTGCCCCCCTCCGCGTCTGCAACTCGGTGTCCCACGTGCCCCGAGTGCATCATGTTCGTGTCCACTCCATGGCCCTCCATGTCcacccccctgtgtccccccccccgtGTCACACCGTGGCCGTGGCCGCCCCCTGGTGTCCGAGTCCCTCCGTGACCACCTGCTCACATCCCTGTCCGTGGGACCCCCTCGTGTCCGTGTCCATGTATGCCCAACCCCTTGCATGTGTCCATCCCCCCCGTTGTGTCCATGTCCCCGCTGTCACATCCGTGTCCCTCTGTTTCCCGTGTCTGTGTCCCTCGTGCCCCTCCATGTCCATCCTCTCAAATCCATGTCCCTCCATGACCATCCTGTCTCCATTCTCTCGTGTCACTGCCCCTTTAAGTCCACCCCCTCGCGTCCGTGTCCACCCTGTCACATCCGTGTTCCTctgtgtcccccgtgtccccctgtgtcccccctcccaTGTCCACCCCTTCATGTCCGTGTCCACCCCTTCATGTCCGTGTCCACCCTTTCGTGTCCGTGTCCCTCCGTGCCCATCCCCTCGCGTCCGTGTCCACCCTGCCACATGTCCCCCCCCCTCGCATCCCCCATGTCCGTGTCCAGCCCCTCGTGTCCCTCCGTGACCACCGTGTCCGTGTCCCCTCGTGTCACTGCCCCTTTAATTCACCCCCTCGTGTCCACGATCCCCCGCGTGTCCCCGTCCCTGGATGCCCACCCCCCTGTGTCCTTGCCCCTCCGTGCCCACCCCCTCGCGCGCGTCCCCCGTGTCCGTGCCCACTCCTCGCCTCCGTGTCCCCGCGTCCCCCGCGTCCACCCTCTCGGATCCGCGTCCACCCTGTCACATCCAcgtccctctcagccccctGTGTCCACCCCGACCCTCCTCGCCCACTCCCCGCGTCCCCCCGTGTCCGCGTCCCCCTCTCCGCGACCACCGCCCCCCTCCCTCCTCAGCGCGGTCCCCACCGCCTCCCCCCGCCGCCATCGCCCCTTTAAGCGCGGCGCGCGGCGCGGGGGGGGTGGTGTCGGCGCTGCCGGAACAGCcgcgcggggggggcgcggcggTTTCAAGCTCCCCCTCGGGCGCGCGGCCgcagccggcggggccgggccgggccgggccgggatggcggcgggggcggcgggggcggcgggggccgcgcggggccgggcccggggccgctGACAGCCGCCGCCGCGCCATGTACGCCAAGGGCAAGGGCTCCGGCGTGCCCTCGGACGGCCAGGCCCGCGAGAAGTGAGTGCggcgccgggcggcggcgggggacgGCCGGGGCGCGGAAGTTTTTGCCGGGGCGGGCGCCGGGGGAGCGGGGACGGAGCGggaaggaaggggggggggtgaagatcgggaaaaggggggggggggagatcGGGGGGCGGGCggaccccccggccccgccccgccggggagCACCGGCAGCCGCGGGGCAGCGGGAGCTGGCGGGGGTCAGCCGGGCACCGGCAGCCGGGATGAGCCCCCCGGTTTGCGGCATCCCCCGGGGCACCGGGAGTCGGGATGATCCCCCTGGTCCGTGCTATCCCCCGGGGCACGGGGAGCTGCGGGGGCACCGGGAGCCGGATGGTTCCCCCCGATCTGTGCCATTCCCCGGCGTACCGGGAACCGGGATGATCCCCCCGGTCCGTGACATCTCGGGGTACCGGGACCCGGGATGATCCCCCCGGTCCGTGACATCCCCCGGGGCACGGGGAGCTGCGATGTGCCGGGGTCCGCGGCATCCCCCGGGGCACCGGGAGCCGCGATCACACCGGGACTAACGGGAGCCGGGGTGTGCCCCCCGGGCATTGCCACATCTCGGGGCaccgggagctgcgggagcaCCGGGAGCCGGGATGATCCCCCTGGTCTGCGGCATCCCTGGGGGCACCGGCGGCCGGGATGTCCCTTCCCCGGCCGTGCCATCCCCCAGGGTACCGGGACCCGGGATGATCCCCCCCGGTCCGTGCCATCCGCCGGGGTTCCGGGAACCGCGAGCGCGCCGTGATTACCGGGAACCGGGCTGTGCCTGCCTGTCTCTGCCATCCTCCGGGGCACCGGGAGCCGGGAGGATCCCCCCGGGCATTGCCATCCTCCGGGGCACCGTGACCCGCGATGGCACCGGGGCTACCGCGAGCCGGGATGTGCCCGGTCCGCAACATCCCTGAGGGCACCGGGAGCCCTCCGCGGCCGTGCCGTCCCCTGGGGCAGTGGGGACCGAAGCGGCACCGGGGCTCCTGATGCTCCCCGCTCCCTGCCACCCCCGGTCCCCGGGACCGTGCCGCGCCGTTcccggctgtccctgtcccgccGTGTCCCAGTGCCCGAGGCCACCGCGCTCCCcggggcagctgctggggccGGGGGCTGCACCCACCGCGCTCCCCCCAGAGCAGGACCCCCGGGGGGGCCCCGCAGGTCCCGCTCTTGCTCCCGGGAGGGGATGTGGCACCCTGGGGTTCCCTGAGTGTCCTCCGCCAGGGGACACCCGTGGTGGCACTCGGCCCTGGGCCACATCCTGCGTGGGATGTGTCACCTGTCCTGGAGCCACCCCAGCGGTGGGAGGCGGTTGCCGTGGAGGGCGTGCGGTGTCACCGGTGGGAGTCACTCGGTGTCACCGGCGGGGTCCCTCGCAGGGAGGTGACATCGAGCCTCCTTTGTTAATTGTGCACTAATTGAACGCGGGACTCCGTCCTGGCCgtcccccgtgtccctcggGGGCCGTTGGGTGGGGGTGTCACCGTGGGGGTGGCAGGTCGCTGACACCCCGTCCCCgttcccctgctgtccccccagGCTGGCGCTCTACGTCTACGAGTACCTGCTGCACGTGGGGGCCCAGAAATCCGCCCAGACCTTCCTGTCGGAGGTAAGGGGGGGGGCGGGCAgcgcccccagacccccccatcccacccGCCGGGGGTCCTGGAGCCCCATCCCTGGTGGGGGTTGCTGACCCCCCTCTCCCTTTGCCCCTCTCCACAGATCCGATGGGAGAAGAACATCACGCTGGGGGAGCCCCCCGGCTTCCTGCACTCCTGGTGGTGGTGAGTTGGGGTCCAGGGGGGGTTGGAAAGGGGGGaacccccccattcccatggcaggggggctgggagctgcccccccaccccattcTGCCAACACATCACCTCGTAGCCCATAAACCTGTCCCTCTGCTTTTCCCATCAGCGATTTGGGGGgcccccccctttccctcccatcCCGGCCCCCCGCCCAGCTCCTCCAGATGGATCCAATTTGGCACCAAACGTGGagctggggggggttgggggctcccagccccggggctggACCCCCGCACTGGGGGGGTGATGGGGAAGTGGGGGGCACCCCGCGGGTGGACATCACttggggggggtcgggggggcaGTGAGTGATCAGttggtgatttggggggggggacacagacAGTGAGGGGGCATCGGTGCTTTCCCACTCCTAAACGGGGGGGTTAAGCTGGCACCCGGCCAGCACCCCCCAAACCTGGGGGGGCACCCAGAAACGGACCCGGCCCCTCTGCTGTCCCACGCCCAGGGCGGGGGGCTCGGGCAGGGGaccccccccatcccatcccgccCCGGGATGCTGCAGCCTGATGTAAAGTCCCAGGAATTTGGGCTCCGGCCGTAGCGACCGTTTCCAGGGAAAACAGGCGGCAGCGCCGGAGCCGGGAGGCCCCCGCCGAGGGGGGGACACggccgcggcccccccgccccatCGCTGACACGAGTGTGGCCGTGCTCAGCCGCGCCGTGGGGGTCGGTGGGGGATGGCCAGGGGTGCAGATTAGGGGGGGGTCCTCACCcgctgtgtcccccccccccccttttcccagcgTCTTCTGGGATCTGTACTGCGCCGCCCCGGACCGCCGGGAGACCTGCGAGCATTCCAGCGAGGCCAAAGCCTTCCATGACTACGTGAGTGCCTCGGGATGGGGGGGTCCGTGCCCcctgctcccccccccccaccgcccacCCACCGCAGGACCCCCCCGCGGGGGTTCCCGTGCGCTGCCAGCCCCGGATCTGTGGGTGACCTATTTCACGGGGCGGCGGCGAGGGGGGGTTAATCCCTGGGGGCCTGGCTCAGTGCCCCCCCCCCACGGGGACCCCGGCGTGCCCTGGCGTGCCCATCCCCCACTGTCACCcccccccagggcacagggaccccccccatccccccccagtCCCACACCATGGGCACAGTGACAGGCTCTCGCTGCCCAGCCAGGagtgtccccccctccccacccggTGTCCTGGGGGTCACCGCGGGGCTcagtgggaccccccccccactgaggggacccccccagaacagctctgctccttcccagcgccAGCTCCGGCAAGTTAATCATTGGCACAGAGTCAACAGCCCCCGGTGTTCCCGGCATTCCCGGTGTTCCCGGCATGTCCCtgtgcctgctcctgccaggacTGCGGGCAcaggggggcatgggggggccTGGGGTCcagggggggctgcggggggcacCGTGCTCTGGGGTGGAGAGTGGTCCCTGGGATGTAGGATGACGCAGGAtgctgtgggatgctgtgggatgctgtgggatgCAGGATGATGCAGGGCCCATGGTCCCACAGGATGCAGGATGATGCAGGATGCCGTGGGATGCGGGAGGCTGTGGGATCCACGGTGCTGTGGGATGCGTGATGCTCTGGGATGTGGGATGCCACGGGATGCAGGAGGCCGTGGGATGGTGCAGGATGCTGTGGGATGGTGCAGGATGCTGTGGGATGGTGCAGGAGGCCGTGGGATAGTGCAGGGGGCCGTGGGATGGTGCAGGATGCTGTGGGATGGTGCAGGAGGCTGTGGGATGGTGCAGGATGCTGTGGGATGGTGCAGGGGGCCGTGGGATGGTGCAGGAGGCTGTGGGATGGTGCAGGGGGCCGTGGGATGGTGCAGGATGCTGTGGGAtggtgcaggatgctgcagggtCCACAGTGCCCCGGGATGTGGGATGCTGTGACGTGTAGGGTGGCAGGGTGGGATGCAG
This region of Aphelocoma coerulescens isolate FSJ_1873_10779 chromosome 28, UR_Acoe_1.0, whole genome shotgun sequence genomic DNA includes:
- the GDF15 gene encoding growth/differentiation factor 15 isoform X1, whose protein sequence is MLPAALLPRTSSPLHHPAPPPPAAGAPPAAARPAFARALGTNPALEPPVFCRMLRRAMPNALQGVGAALTCLRLLLLLSAVDSRPHTWDQDRFQLEAVKKEILERLGMPAPPVIRRQLDQESIQRAQRLYQQQVAEMARNRSREEEEEEAASRTRRLHRLTPTLLRWPDIPEGHQDSQGHRDPRGPYRYHLLLSRTEDFHRQLRVVQAELKLFRQSLSPPGSSVPARVTIYTLRGAGGTPQLLRSQELDRDSRSLDLTGAIQPWVAGPEATLRLQLDFTANVSAALATSVGETLVLEVETQENPGRVARRARGLEEECGKSDGKCCLKSLKVSFQDIGWSDWVIAPNSYYMRFCEGSCPHNYKPASMHAQIKSRVHSLSKAAPPPCCVPAGYDPMVLMHYNSEGRLVSSLFEDMLVTRCHCA
- the GDF15 gene encoding growth/differentiation factor 15 isoform X2 encodes the protein MLRRAMPNALQGVGAALTCLRLLLLLSAVDSRPHTWDQDRFQLEAVKKEILERLGMPAPPVIRRQLDQESIQRAQRLYQQQVAEMARNRSREEEEEEAASRTRRLHRLTPTLLRWPDIPEGHQDSQGHRDPRGPYRYHLLLSRTEDFHRQLRVVQAELKLFRQSLSPPGSSVPARVTIYTLRGAGGTPQLLRSQELDRDSRSLDLTGAIQPWVAGPEATLRLQLDFTANVSAALATSVGETLVLEVETQENPGRVARRARGLEEECGKSDGKCCLKSLKVSFQDIGWSDWVIAPNSYYMRFCEGSCPHNYKPASMHAQIKSRVHSLSKAAPPPCCVPAGYDPMVLMHYNSEGRLVSSLFEDMLVTRCHCA
- the LOC138099785 gene encoding leucine-rich repeat-containing protein 25-like; translation: MLSIPGKDQGVRQGSGGADLGVLPPCPPRGRLRPDRVTRDSQTRPFLFPTPGSSGRSAGSRCSGGTMGLPAASLVLLLLLRPVTPVSTVTPVSTVSPCSALLPDTSEDLNLTNRSRGCAELDWSRFHRQRRLVLRHNGIEALSPWSRLGPGMEELDLAENRLRELPDGFFTNATALRTLRLEGNPLPAVPPAAFQPTLSSLTVSCRCDLLGTVLAPCARAGIRCVCFTSHRASFNVTEFHGRECGLSVGLVAGVAVAAAAVAVLVAVGAAAVWYRRRRAGAAVAGVGWGKPDPAGNLRQPRYISRDSGAGTADVTDTPDYENVFVSPGTAPAAAQGWAPGWQEQRYSPQVLVDEDYFLESTADPGDQPIYANTSGPTEDVYIIPDQ